One Hordeum vulgare subsp. vulgare chromosome 4H, MorexV3_pseudomolecules_assembly, whole genome shotgun sequence DNA window includes the following coding sequences:
- the LOC123451197 gene encoding TPD1 protein homolog 1B-like yields the protein MACFRIRLSAAAVVVVTMLLLQACSEVSASSSPPQRQHQFRKMLSVNASSMPSSGGVGRSAEPLELEECSQDLLEVSQINAPSMAGGMPTYSVGITNTCIDCLVCDVHIACGDFASNDVIDPDKFRRLGFNDCLVNGGRSIEPSFPVSFQYGNSFPYPMTVASASCDCN from the exons ATGGCGTGCTTTCGGATTCGTTTAAGCGCCGCGGCTGTTGTCGTCGTCACCATGCTCCTGCTCCAAGCTTGCAGTGAAG TTTCAGCGTCTTCCTCGCCGCCGCAGCGTCAGCATCAGTTCCGCAAGATGCTCAGTGTCAACGCATCCTCCATGCCATCGAGCGGTGGAGTAGGCCGCTCGGCGGAACCGTTGGAGCTGGAAGAGTGCTCGCAGGACCTCCTGGAGGTGTCCCAGATCAACGCGCCGAGCATGGCCGGCGGCATGCCGACCTACAGCGTGGGGATCACCAACACCTGCATCGACTGTCTCGTGTGCGACGTCCACATTGCATGCGGCGACTTCGCCTCCAATGATGTCATCGACCCGGACAAGTTCCGCCGCCTTGGCTTCAACGACTGCCTCGTCAACGGCGGCCGGTCCATCGAGCCCAGCTTTCCTGTCTCGTTCCAGTACGGCAACTCATTTCCCTACCCGATGACAGTCGCGTCCGCCTCATGTGACTGCAACTAG